Proteins from one Belonocnema kinseyi isolate 2016_QV_RU_SX_M_011 chromosome 8, B_treatae_v1, whole genome shotgun sequence genomic window:
- the LOC117179072 gene encoding MATH and LRR domain-containing protein PFE0570w-like, whose product MRLYLIATILLITICAFSEVSTKQIDQKLKDRPADSLDNKRRLKRQEETAKADPNIAHEKDVTQTEHKEAEGKVEDNKENDPQKDVKKEQKKKENKSNDSSNSESSESGEKKAKVRRSIVQNDVSDSKSDESKANKKRAPRLNKIRRSLDINEPDSSSKDL is encoded by the exons atgaG GCTTTACCTGATTGCAACAATTCTGCTCATAACAATATGTGCATTCTCTGAAGTGTCGACAAaacaaattgatcaaaaattaaa AGATCGCCCTGCTGATTCTTTGGATAACAAACGCCGGTTGAAAAGACAGGAAGAAACGGCAAAAGCTGATCCAAATATAGCTCATGAAAAAGATGTGACGCAAACTGAACATAAAGAAGCAGAAGGAAAAGTTGAAGATAACAAGGAAAATGACCCTCAAAAAGATGTGAAAAAAgaacagaagaaaaaagaaaataaatcaaatgattCTTCTAATTCGGAATCCAGCGAATCTGGTGAAAAAAAAGCGAAAGTTCGAAGAAGTATTGTACAAAATGATGTTTCAGACAGTAAAAGTGATGAATCGAAAGCAAACAAAAAACGTGCACCTAGATTGAACAAAATCAGAAGAAGTTTAGATATCAATGAGCCCGATTCGAGTAGCAAAGATTTATAG